In Streptomyces sp. RFCAC02, the following proteins share a genomic window:
- a CDS encoding APC family permease yields MAVTKRLLLGRALRSDDLNETLLPKRLALPVFASDPLSSVAYAPGEVLLILSIAGLAAYHNSVWITLAVVVLMVTVVASYRQTVHAYPNGGGAYAVVSANFGQHAGMTVGSALLVDYVLTVAVSVSSGVDNLGSAVGFVERNEVLCALVVVLLLMLMNMRGVRESGTLFAVPTYLFVVCVLGTVAWGAVRGLVLGDTMRAPTAHLDIVAEQTDLAAPAMAFLLLRAFSSGCAALTGVEAISNGVPAFREPKERNAAATLTVMGVLATTMFLGIMALALAGDVRVAEHPARDLLADGEPVGPGYHQDPVIAQVGATVFGDGSIPFVILAAATALVLFLAANTAYNGFPVLGSILAQDRYLPRQLHTRGDRLVFSNGIVFLTVLAGLLVAAFEANVNQLIQLYIVGVFVSFTFSQSGMVRHWNRLLPHETDPAVRRRMLRARALNGFGAGLCLLVLVIVVITKFAQGAWVSLVGMAVFYALMTLIRRHYDQVADELAVDVPETVLTVRPSQVHAVVLVSQIHKPTLRALSYAKLVRADSLVAITIAVDADAARQLKAEWRSRHIDIPLKVLDAPYREITHPVIAYVKRLRRAHPNDVVSVIIPEYVVGHWWENILHNQSALRLKGRLLLAPGVTVTSVPWQLNSAEAARARAKRRARRRSQLRAPGAVRRGAGPSRRRP; encoded by the coding sequence ATGGCCGTTACCAAACGCCTGCTCCTCGGCCGCGCGCTCCGCAGCGACGACCTGAACGAGACCCTCCTCCCGAAGCGTCTCGCCCTCCCCGTCTTCGCGTCCGACCCCCTGTCGTCGGTGGCCTACGCGCCGGGCGAGGTCCTGCTCATCCTCTCCATCGCCGGGCTGGCGGCGTACCACAACAGCGTCTGGATCACCCTGGCCGTCGTCGTCCTGATGGTCACCGTCGTCGCCTCGTACCGGCAGACCGTGCACGCCTACCCGAACGGCGGCGGCGCGTACGCCGTCGTCTCCGCGAACTTCGGGCAGCACGCCGGCATGACGGTGGGCAGTGCCCTCCTCGTCGACTACGTGCTGACCGTGGCCGTGTCCGTCTCCTCGGGCGTGGACAATCTCGGCTCCGCCGTCGGGTTCGTCGAGCGCAACGAGGTGCTGTGCGCGCTGGTCGTCGTCCTGCTGCTGATGCTGATGAACATGCGCGGTGTCCGGGAGTCGGGGACGCTGTTCGCCGTCCCGACGTACCTGTTCGTGGTGTGCGTCCTCGGGACGGTCGCCTGGGGCGCCGTCCGCGGGCTCGTCCTCGGCGACACGATGCGCGCGCCGACGGCCCACCTCGACATCGTGGCCGAGCAGACGGACCTCGCGGCGCCGGCGATGGCGTTCCTGCTGCTGCGGGCCTTCTCCTCCGGCTGCGCGGCGCTGACCGGCGTCGAGGCGATCAGCAACGGCGTGCCGGCGTTCCGCGAGCCGAAGGAGCGCAACGCCGCCGCCACCCTCACCGTCATGGGCGTCCTCGCGACCACCATGTTCCTCGGCATCATGGCCCTCGCCCTCGCCGGTGACGTCCGGGTCGCCGAGCACCCGGCGCGCGATCTGCTCGCCGACGGCGAACCGGTCGGCCCCGGCTACCACCAGGACCCCGTCATCGCGCAGGTCGGCGCCACCGTCTTCGGCGACGGCTCGATCCCCTTCGTGATCCTGGCCGCCGCCACCGCGCTCGTCCTCTTCCTCGCCGCGAACACCGCCTACAACGGCTTCCCCGTCCTCGGTTCGATCCTCGCCCAGGACCGCTACCTCCCCCGCCAGCTCCACACGCGCGGCGACCGGCTCGTCTTCAGCAACGGCATCGTCTTCCTGACCGTGCTGGCCGGGCTGCTCGTCGCCGCGTTCGAGGCCAACGTCAACCAGCTCATCCAGCTCTACATCGTCGGCGTCTTCGTGTCGTTCACCTTCAGCCAGAGCGGCATGGTCCGGCACTGGAACCGGCTGCTGCCCCACGAGACCGACCCCGCCGTCCGCCGCCGCATGCTGCGCGCCCGGGCACTCAACGGCTTCGGCGCCGGGCTGTGCCTCCTCGTGCTGGTCATCGTCGTGATCACGAAGTTCGCGCAGGGCGCGTGGGTGTCACTGGTCGGCATGGCCGTGTTCTACGCGCTCATGACGCTGATCCGCCGCCACTACGACCAGGTCGCCGACGAGCTGGCCGTGGACGTGCCCGAGACGGTGCTCACCGTACGGCCCTCCCAGGTGCACGCCGTCGTCCTCGTGTCCCAGATCCACAAGCCGACACTGCGCGCCCTGTCCTACGCGAAGCTCGTACGGGCCGACAGCCTCGTCGCCATCACGATCGCCGTGGACGCGGACGCCGCGAGACAGCTGAAGGCGGAGTGGCGGAGCCGGCACATCGACATCCCGCTCAAAGTCCTCGACGCCCCGTACCGCGAGATCACGCACCCCGTCATCGCCTACGTGAAGCGCCTGCGCCGCGCCCACCCCAACGACGTGGTGAGCGTCATCATCCCCGAGTACGTCGTCGGGCACTGGTGGGAGAACATCCTCCACAACCAGAGCGCCCTGCGCCTGAAGGGCCGCCTCCTGCTGGCGCCCGGCGTCACCGTGACGTCCGTCCCCTGGCAGCTGAACTCCGCCGAGGCGGCCAGGGCGCGCGCGAAACGGCGTGCCAGACGGCGCTCCCAGCTCCGCGCGCCGGGGGCCGTGCGGCGGGGGGCGGGGCCGTCGCGGCGGCGGCCGTAG
- a CDS encoding class I SAM-dependent RNA methyltransferase yields the protein MATADPSSSTAASLVGQEYEVEIGPVAHGGHCVARTQEGRVLFVRHALPGERAVVRVTEGHEDSRFLRADAVRVLDASKDRVEAPCPFAGPGACGGCDWQHAKPGAQRRLKGEVLTEQLQRLAGLTPEEAGWDGTVEPAPGDKVAPGEVPAWRTRVQFAVDDEGRAGLRKHRSHEVQPIDRCLIAAESVEELGVEAREWPATASVEAVGATGSNDRLVVLTPRPGGRLPLVQLDRPVSVLRAEEQRGRGEPALHRVHGRPFVRERADDRTWRVSGGGFWQVHERAAALLVDAVMRGLTPRKGETALDLYCGVGLFAGALADRVGERGAVLGIEASPRAVADARHNLADFPRVRVEQGTVERVLPRTGVTQADLIVLDPPRSGAGRTVVRHLAALGARRIAYVACDPAALARDLADFRTAGYKPRFLRAFDLFPMTHHMECVAILEPATKGS from the coding sequence ATGGCCACCGCTGATCCCTCGTCGTCCACGGCCGCGTCCCTCGTCGGCCAGGAGTACGAGGTCGAGATCGGCCCGGTGGCCCACGGCGGCCACTGTGTCGCCCGCACGCAGGAGGGCCGCGTCCTGTTCGTACGGCACGCGCTGCCGGGCGAGCGGGCCGTCGTCCGCGTGACGGAGGGGCACGAGGACTCCCGTTTCCTGCGCGCCGACGCCGTGCGGGTGCTGGACGCGTCCAAGGACCGTGTCGAGGCCCCCTGCCCCTTCGCCGGGCCGGGCGCCTGCGGCGGCTGCGACTGGCAGCACGCGAAGCCCGGTGCCCAGCGGCGGCTGAAGGGCGAGGTCCTCACCGAGCAGCTCCAGCGGCTCGCGGGCCTGACGCCCGAGGAGGCCGGCTGGGACGGCACGGTCGAGCCGGCGCCGGGCGACAAGGTCGCGCCCGGTGAGGTGCCGGCGTGGCGCACGCGGGTCCAGTTCGCGGTGGACGACGAGGGCCGGGCCGGGCTGCGCAAGCACCGTTCGCACGAGGTCCAGCCGATCGACCGGTGCCTGATCGCGGCCGAGAGCGTCGAGGAGCTGGGCGTCGAGGCCCGCGAGTGGCCCGCGACGGCCTCCGTCGAGGCGGTCGGCGCGACCGGGTCGAACGACCGCCTGGTCGTGCTCACGCCCCGCCCCGGGGGCCGGCTGCCGCTCGTGCAACTCGACCGCCCAGTCTCCGTCCTGCGGGCGGAGGAGCAGCGCGGCCGCGGCGAACCCGCGCTGCACCGGGTGCACGGCCGCCCGTTCGTCCGGGAACGCGCCGACGACCGCACGTGGCGGGTGAGCGGCGGCGGCTTCTGGCAGGTGCACGAGCGGGCGGCCGCCCTGCTGGTGGACGCGGTGATGCGCGGCCTCACCCCGCGCAAGGGTGAGACGGCGCTCGACCTGTACTGCGGCGTGGGCCTCTTCGCGGGCGCGCTCGCCGACCGCGTGGGCGAGCGGGGCGCGGTCCTCGGCATCGAGGCATCGCCCCGCGCCGTGGCCGACGCGCGCCACAACCTGGCCGACTTCCCGCGCGTCCGTGTCGAACAGGGCACGGTCGAACGCGTCCTGCCGCGGACCGGCGTGACACAGGCGGACCTCATCGTCCTCGACCCGCCGCGCTCCGGCGCGGGCCGCACGGTCGTACGCCACCTGGCGGCGCTGGGCGCACGCAGGATCGCCTACGTGGCCTGCGACCCGGCGGCCCTGGCACGCGACCTGGCGGACTTCAGGACGGCGGGCTACAAACCCCGCTTCCTGCGGGCGTTCGACTTGTTCCCGATGACCCACCACATGGAGTGCGTCGCCATCCTGGAACCGGCCACGAAGGGCTCCTGA
- a CDS encoding DUF664 domain-containing protein, producing the protein MRQDDDRVVVDVRGPEGPYRVTGRYLVGCDGARSRVRDWAGIPFPGTTYPEVNRLARIALPDTVTVHGDGDLDIPGTGRIRAGFTRTETPPPSLRWIFVHMIEGTARHTGHADILREQLDGSVGR; encoded by the coding sequence ATGCGGCAGGACGACGACCGGGTGGTCGTGGACGTGCGCGGCCCCGAAGGTCCCTACCGGGTGACCGGCCGCTACCTGGTGGGGTGCGACGGCGCCCGCAGCCGGGTCCGCGACTGGGCGGGCATCCCGTTCCCCGGCACCACCTACCCGGAGGTCAACCGGCTCGCCCGCATCGCCCTGCCCGACACCGTGACCGTGCACGGTGACGGCGACCTCGACATCCCCGGCACGGGCCGGATCCGCGCGGGCTTCACCCGGACCGAGACACCGCCGCCTTCACTCCGCTGGATTTTCGTGCACATGATCGAGGGAACAGCCCGGCACACCGGCCACGCGGACATCCTCCGGGAACAGCTCGACGGCTCCGTCGGCCGGTGA
- a CDS encoding FAD-dependent oxidoreductase encodes MKSAGTGPRPAVESDVVIVGGGPTGLMLAAELSLAGVRPLVLERQPKPRDTPKAGGLGGQILDLLSYRGLRERCEAACVGPVPAPRFPFAGLHLDFTELPDPPMHALALPQQQLEQVLGARAAATRRRRPPWP; translated from the coding sequence GTGAAGAGCGCAGGAACCGGACCGCGTCCGGCCGTCGAGTCGGACGTCGTCATCGTGGGGGGCGGCCCGACCGGCCTGATGCTCGCGGCCGAACTCTCCCTCGCCGGCGTACGCCCGCTCGTGCTGGAACGGCAGCCGAAACCCCGCGACACCCCGAAGGCCGGCGGGCTGGGCGGGCAGATCCTGGACCTGCTGAGCTACCGAGGGCTGCGGGAGCGCTGCGAAGCGGCGTGCGTCGGCCCCGTCCCGGCTCCCCGCTTCCCGTTCGCCGGTCTGCACCTCGACTTCACCGAGCTGCCCGATCCGCCCATGCACGCCCTGGCGCTCCCCCAGCAGCAGTTGGAGCAGGTGCTCGGCGCGCGCGCCGCCGCAACTCGGCGTCGCCGTCCGCCGTGGCCATGA
- a CDS encoding ribbon-helix-helix protein, CopG family: protein MAMTLRLPDDLDARLTERARREGRSKHDLAVEAVREALDRAEPRVEDVLAELSASDAEILDYLK, encoded by the coding sequence ATGGCGATGACGCTCCGACTCCCCGACGATCTCGACGCGAGGCTCACCGAGCGGGCGCGCCGCGAGGGCCGCAGCAAGCACGATCTCGCCGTCGAGGCCGTCCGGGAAGCGCTGGACCGGGCCGAGCCGCGGGTCGAGGACGTCCTGGCCGAGCTGTCGGCCAGTGACGCGGAGATCCTGGACTACCTGAAGTGA
- a CDS encoding Fic family protein: MTAVRHLRIDEVLTIARTVNGTEHCVRDMGLLVSAIERPRTNVFGTELYPTPHEQAAALLHSVARNHALIDGNKRTAWLAMRVFLRFNGLSAGVPPPHVSVAGPFVEEVAQDTVDVPAVIERLAAWFPLV; this comes from the coding sequence GTGACCGCGGTGCGCCATCTCCGGATCGACGAGGTCCTGACCATCGCCCGCACGGTGAACGGCACCGAGCACTGCGTGCGTGACATGGGGTTGCTGGTCTCGGCGATCGAACGGCCCAGGACCAACGTGTTCGGGACCGAGCTGTACCCGACACCGCATGAGCAGGCGGCGGCTCTGCTGCACTCCGTGGCACGGAATCACGCGCTGATCGACGGGAACAAGCGCACGGCGTGGCTCGCGATGCGTGTCTTCCTGCGGTTCAACGGCCTGAGTGCCGGAGTCCCGCCGCCGCACGTCTCCGTCGCCGGCCCGTTCGTCGAGGAAGTCGCGCAGGACACCGTCGACGTACCGGCCGTCATCGAGCGCCTTGCGGCCTGGTTCCCCCTCGTCTGA
- a CDS encoding cysteine hydrolase — MTTAPALDPAQTGLLVMDYQPAVLAALPEGGDREALIGRAERAVAEVRGRGGIVAHVRSGFTEADWDAIPAGNKSFAPLARHRGMHHEDPMSAFHERLTPRDGDIVVRKTRFGGMSTTDLDRRLRERGVTTLVVCGVSTSGVVLSTVIDAADRDYRLYVLSDCIADPDTEAHAVLLRRVLPSRTHVIDTTELRDMLRTD, encoded by the coding sequence GTGACCACTGCCCCCGCACTCGACCCCGCGCAGACCGGGCTCCTCGTCATGGACTACCAGCCGGCGGTCCTCGCCGCGCTGCCCGAAGGCGGGGACCGCGAGGCCCTGATCGGCCGCGCGGAGAGGGCCGTCGCCGAAGTCCGCGGCAGGGGCGGCATCGTCGCCCATGTGCGCTCCGGCTTCACCGAGGCCGACTGGGACGCGATCCCCGCCGGCAACAAGTCGTTCGCCCCGCTGGCCCGGCATCGCGGCATGCATCACGAGGACCCCATGTCCGCCTTCCACGAGCGTCTCACTCCCAGGGACGGCGACATCGTCGTACGCAAGACCCGCTTCGGCGGCATGTCCACCACCGACCTCGACCGGCGGCTGCGCGAACGCGGCGTCACCACGCTGGTCGTCTGCGGCGTCAGTACGAGCGGCGTCGTCCTGTCCACCGTCATCGACGCGGCCGACCGCGACTACCGGCTCTACGTTCTCTCCGACTGCATCGCGGACCCGGACACCGAAGCCCATGCCGTTCTGCTCCGTCGAGTACTCCCGTCACGGACACACGTCATCGACACCACCGAACTGCGTGACATGCTGCGAACCGACTGA
- a CDS encoding MFS transporter, protein MTAAPRPAERAAGVRQQPGRWLALGVLVLAVLLVAVDATVLGLATPYLSEDLQPSGTQLLWIGDAYSFVIAGLLISMGSLGDRIGRKRLLLLGATAFGLLSVLNAYAHTPGTMIVTRALLGVAGATLMPSTLALIRNLFHDPRERSLAIGIWSAAASAGMAIGPIVGGFLLEHFWWGSVFLINLPVMALLVAVGIKLLPESRNPSPGPWDLPSVLLSLIGMVGVVYAVKDTAADGVTWPAAGAGLLGAAALWAFVRRQRSLPVPLVDVRLFRNRGFSGAVLADLLTILGLSGLLFFLSQYLQLVQDRQPVEAGVAELPAAVGAVVAGLVAGTAARRFSVRAVVSGGLAVIGLALAALTTINVSTGYPLLGTALLVVGFGAGLSFTVTADVILTAVPEDQAGAASAVSETAYELGTALGIALLGSVVTSIYQDFTGPAGTPEAAHESLAGAVVAASHMPPETAATLLTAARESFTTGMTTATAVGATSLLLASAIAWFLLRDQELTNEPTHH, encoded by the coding sequence GTGACCGCCGCACCGCGCCCGGCCGAACGGGCGGCCGGCGTACGGCAGCAGCCGGGCCGCTGGCTGGCCCTGGGCGTCCTGGTGCTCGCCGTCCTGCTCGTGGCCGTGGACGCCACCGTGCTCGGCCTCGCCACGCCCTACCTCAGCGAGGATCTGCAGCCGTCCGGCACCCAGTTGCTGTGGATCGGCGACGCCTACTCGTTCGTGATCGCCGGCCTGCTGATCTCCATGGGCAGCCTGGGCGACCGTATCGGCCGCAAGCGCCTGCTGCTGCTCGGCGCCACCGCGTTCGGGCTGCTCTCGGTGCTCAACGCCTACGCGCACACGCCCGGGACGATGATCGTCACCCGCGCGCTGCTCGGTGTCGCCGGCGCCACGCTCATGCCGTCCACGCTGGCGCTGATCCGCAACCTCTTCCACGATCCGCGGGAGCGCAGCCTCGCCATCGGCATCTGGAGCGCCGCCGCCTCGGCGGGCATGGCGATCGGCCCGATCGTCGGCGGCTTCCTGCTCGAACACTTCTGGTGGGGCTCGGTCTTCCTCATCAACCTGCCGGTGATGGCCCTGCTGGTCGCCGTCGGGATCAAGCTGCTTCCGGAGTCGCGCAACCCCTCCCCCGGCCCCTGGGACCTGCCGAGCGTGCTCCTGTCGCTGATCGGCATGGTCGGCGTCGTCTACGCCGTCAAGGACACCGCCGCCGACGGGGTCACCTGGCCCGCCGCCGGCGCGGGGCTGCTGGGCGCGGCGGCTCTGTGGGCGTTCGTCCGGCGCCAGCGCAGCCTGCCCGTCCCGCTGGTCGATGTCCGGCTGTTCCGCAACCGGGGCTTCAGCGGCGCCGTCCTGGCGGATCTGCTGACGATCCTCGGGCTGTCCGGGCTGCTGTTCTTCCTCTCCCAGTACCTGCAACTGGTCCAGGACCGGCAGCCCGTCGAAGCCGGCGTCGCCGAACTCCCGGCCGCGGTCGGCGCCGTCGTCGCCGGCCTCGTCGCCGGCACCGCGGCCCGGCGCTTCTCCGTACGCGCGGTCGTCTCCGGCGGCCTCGCGGTGATCGGCCTGGCGCTGGCCGCGCTGACCACGATCAACGTCTCCACGGGCTATCCCCTGCTCGGCACCGCCCTGCTGGTGGTCGGCTTCGGCGCGGGACTGTCGTTCACGGTCACCGCGGACGTCATCCTCACCGCCGTCCCCGAGGACCAGGCCGGCGCCGCCTCGGCGGTGTCGGAGACGGCGTACGAACTGGGCACGGCCCTCGGCATCGCACTGCTGGGCTCCGTGGTGACCTCGATCTACCAGGACTTCACCGGCCCGGCCGGCACACCGGAGGCGGCACACGAATCACTGGCCGGAGCCGTGGTGGCCGCATCGCACATGCCCCCCGAAACAGCCGCCACACTGCTCACCGCGGCACGCGAGTCCTTCACCACCGGAATGACGACCGCAACAGCCGTGGGCGCGACATCACTCCTCCTCGCCTCGGCTATCGCATGGTTCCTGCTACGCGACCAAGAACTGACCAACGAGCCGACTCACCACTGA
- a CDS encoding TetR/AcrR family transcriptional regulator — protein MSFDRDHVLRAAADLLARRSTATLEEVARAAGISRATLNRHFAGRDALVRALEDLGIAECETALDAAHPEEGPAADAVRHLVRAIEPSAGLLAFLYSENQLFEGEQQNPGWSRIDERLTRLFRRGQERGEFRFDLSAAWLTEALYGLLAAGSWAVAEGRMARNDFGHMVVELLLGGATRRSGS, from the coding sequence ATGAGCTTCGATCGTGACCATGTCCTGCGCGCCGCGGCCGATCTGCTGGCGCGGAGGTCCACGGCGACCCTGGAGGAGGTCGCCCGCGCGGCCGGCATCAGCAGGGCGACGCTGAACCGTCACTTCGCCGGCCGCGACGCCCTCGTGCGCGCCCTGGAGGACCTCGGCATCGCCGAGTGCGAGACGGCCCTGGACGCGGCACACCCCGAGGAGGGGCCGGCCGCGGACGCGGTACGCCACCTCGTCCGCGCGATCGAGCCCAGCGCGGGCCTGCTCGCCTTCCTCTACTCCGAGAACCAGCTCTTCGAGGGCGAACAGCAGAACCCGGGCTGGTCCCGCATCGACGAACGGCTCACCCGGCTGTTCCGCCGGGGCCAGGAGCGCGGCGAGTTCCGCTTCGACCTGAGCGCGGCGTGGCTCACCGAGGCCCTCTACGGCCTGCTGGCCGCCGGGAGCTGGGCCGTCGCCGAGGGCCGGATGGCCCGCAACGACTTCGGCCACATGGTCGTCGAGCTGCTGCTCGGCGGCGCGACACGGCGGAGCGGATCGTGA
- a CDS encoding IclR family transcriptional regulator: MDKPLKTPPPYPIASVDHALRAAAILQMEGGATVSQISERLGVARSTAHRILSMLVYRDFAVQDEDRVYRAGPVLEIAAHSQSLVSRLRAAALPHLRRIVDLLDETANLVVRTGDTARFIASAECRQSLRVGSREGMVFPAHRTTAGLLLLADLPEGELDGVYAAERYRDRPADRPDLARLRAELARLRRTGFAVNRERSERGLTAVGVPVRDRDGRALAGLSVSMPSVRYDPHRLQSLVTTLTAAAHALEDDLAERH, translated from the coding sequence ATGGACAAGCCGCTCAAGACGCCGCCGCCGTATCCGATCGCCAGCGTGGACCACGCGCTGCGGGCGGCGGCCATCCTGCAGATGGAGGGCGGCGCGACCGTCTCCCAGATCTCCGAACGGCTGGGCGTCGCCCGCTCGACCGCCCACCGGATCCTTTCGATGCTCGTCTACCGCGACTTCGCCGTCCAGGACGAGGACCGCGTCTACCGCGCCGGTCCGGTGCTCGAGATCGCCGCGCACTCCCAGTCGCTCGTCTCCCGGCTGCGCGCGGCGGCCCTGCCCCACCTGCGCCGGATCGTCGACCTGCTGGACGAGACGGCGAACCTCGTCGTGCGCACCGGGGACACGGCGCGGTTCATCGCCAGCGCCGAGTGCCGGCAGTCGCTCCGGGTGGGGTCGCGCGAGGGCATGGTGTTCCCCGCGCACCGCACCACGGCCGGGCTGCTCCTGCTCGCCGACCTGCCCGAGGGGGAACTCGACGGGGTGTACGCGGCCGAGCGCTACCGCGACCGTCCGGCCGACCGCCCCGACCTCGCCCGCCTGCGCGCGGAACTGGCCCGGCTGCGGCGTACCGGGTTCGCCGTCAACCGGGAGCGGTCCGAGCGGGGGCTGACCGCCGTCGGCGTCCCCGTGCGCGACCGGGACGGCCGTGCGCTGGCCGGCCTGTCGGTGTCGATGCCGAGCGTGCGGTACGACCCGCACCGTCTCCAGTCCCTGGTCACGACCCTGACCGCCGCGGCGCACGCCCTGGAGGACGACCTGGCCGAGCGGCACTGA
- a CDS encoding cupin domain-containing protein translates to MTETSIAHDTATGSPVRLQAVAAEGQPEVTPALEELYHGFEQELLVPLWTEIGDLMPAHPRSRAVPHLWRWDRLRRLAARAGDLVPVGRGGERRAIALANPSLGGRPFATPTLWAAIQYLMPGEDAPEHRHTQHAFRFVVEGSGVWTVVGGDPVPMNRGDFLPQAGWNWHAHHNATSEPMAWIDGLDIPLQYATEAQFFEFGRDGIDDTERITPERSRSERLWGHPGLRPLAAAPATPGSPLLSYKWEHTNAALRDQCLLEREGFGGTVEPGHAAVRYTNPHDGCDVLPTIRAEFHRVVRGAETAPVRETGSSVYQVFDGSGVVTVGDRAWTVTRGDLFVVPSWEPFSARSEAGATDSDEGALDLFRFSDAPVFEALRLDRTQKDA, encoded by the coding sequence GTGACTGAGACCTCCATAGCCCATGACACCGCCACGGGTTCCCCGGTCCGGCTCCAGGCTGTCGCCGCCGAGGGGCAGCCCGAGGTCACCCCGGCGCTCGAAGAGCTGTACCACGGCTTCGAACAGGAACTGCTGGTCCCGCTGTGGACCGAGATCGGCGACCTGATGCCGGCCCACCCCCGCTCGCGCGCCGTGCCGCACCTGTGGCGCTGGGACCGGCTGCGGCGGCTCGCCGCCCGGGCCGGCGACCTGGTCCCCGTCGGCCGCGGCGGCGAGCGCCGCGCCATCGCGCTGGCCAACCCGTCCCTCGGCGGCAGGCCGTTCGCCACGCCGACGCTGTGGGCGGCCATCCAGTACCTCATGCCCGGCGAGGACGCCCCCGAGCACCGGCACACCCAGCACGCCTTCCGCTTCGTCGTCGAGGGCTCGGGCGTGTGGACGGTCGTCGGCGGCGACCCGGTGCCCATGAACCGCGGCGACTTCCTCCCGCAGGCCGGCTGGAACTGGCACGCCCACCACAACGCCACGTCCGAGCCGATGGCGTGGATCGACGGCCTGGACATCCCCCTCCAGTACGCCACCGAGGCACAGTTCTTCGAGTTCGGCCGCGACGGGATCGACGACACCGAGCGCATCACCCCCGAGCGGTCTCGCTCCGAACGCCTGTGGGGCCACCCCGGCCTGCGCCCCCTCGCGGCCGCCCCGGCCACACCGGGCAGCCCGCTGCTGTCGTACAAGTGGGAGCACACCAACGCCGCGCTCCGCGACCAGTGCCTCCTGGAGCGCGAGGGCTTCGGCGGCACCGTCGAGCCGGGCCACGCCGCGGTGCGGTACACCAACCCGCACGACGGCTGTGACGTCCTGCCGACGATCCGCGCCGAGTTCCACCGCGTCGTCCGCGGCGCCGAGACCGCACCGGTCCGGGAGACCGGATCGTCGGTGTACCAGGTCTTCGACGGCTCCGGCGTGGTGACCGTCGGCGACAGGGCGTGGACGGTGACCCGCGGCGACCTGTTCGTCGTCCCGTCCTGGGAGCCGTTCTCCGCCAGGTCCGAGGCCGGCGCGACCGACTCCGACGAGGGCGCCCTCGACCTCTTCCGCTTCTCCGACGCGCCCGTCTTCGAGGCGCTCCGGCTCGACCGCACCCAGAAGGACGCCTGA
- a CDS encoding fumarylacetoacetate hydrolase family protein translates to MKLATLRTAGGTRAVRLDGDVLVDLGYADLGELFADDDWRATAAAATGATHPADGADLAPVVPNPSKIICVGHNYTDHIKEMGRELPDHPTLFPKFADTLLGARDDIVKPAETDALDWEVELALVIGSAVRRADERQAADAIAGFTVMNDISARDWQFRTIEWTQGKIWEASTPVGPYVVTPDEVGGVRPSLGVTTLVDGQVMQQDDTGTLLFDPVFLVRYISTVITLRPGDIIATGTPAGVGNARDPKVFLRPGSTVVTEITGLGACVNRVVEA, encoded by the coding sequence ATGAAGCTCGCCACCCTCCGCACCGCCGGCGGCACCAGGGCGGTCCGCCTCGACGGCGACGTCCTGGTCGACCTCGGGTACGCCGACCTGGGGGAGCTGTTCGCCGATGACGACTGGCGCGCCACGGCCGCCGCGGCCACCGGCGCCACCCACCCCGCCGACGGCGCCGACCTCGCGCCGGTCGTGCCCAACCCCTCCAAGATCATCTGCGTCGGGCACAACTACACCGACCACATCAAGGAGATGGGCCGGGAACTGCCCGACCACCCGACCCTCTTCCCCAAGTTCGCCGACACCCTGCTGGGCGCGCGCGACGACATCGTCAAGCCCGCCGAGACGGACGCGCTCGACTGGGAGGTCGAACTGGCCCTCGTGATCGGCAGCGCGGTGCGCCGCGCCGACGAGCGGCAGGCCGCCGACGCCATCGCCGGCTTCACCGTCATGAACGACATCTCCGCGCGCGACTGGCAGTTCCGCACGATCGAGTGGACGCAGGGCAAGATCTGGGAGGCGTCCACCCCCGTCGGCCCCTACGTCGTCACCCCCGACGAGGTCGGCGGCGTACGCCCCTCGCTCGGTGTCACGACGCTCGTCGACGGGCAGGTGATGCAGCAGGACGACACCGGGACGCTGCTGTTCGACCCGGTGTTCCTGGTGCGGTACATCTCCACGGTGATCACCCTGCGCCCCGGCGACATCATCGCCACCGGCACCCCGGCCGGCGTGGGCAACGCCCGCGACCCGAAGGTCTTCCTCCGCCCGGGCAGCACGGTGGTCACCGAGATCACGGGTCTCGGCGCCTGCGTGAACAGGGTGGTGGAAGCATGA